From a region of the Xanthomonas rydalmerensis genome:
- a CDS encoding REP-associated tyrosine transposase, which yields MHIEPTKGHRALRAGRHGDTGQLYLLTAVTFERAPLFADWRCAHAAAACLAERSSWPGARLLCWVLMPDHWHGLIELHATMTLAQAMQRAKGRCARAVNLARGRGGCVWSRGFHDHALRRDDDVLRVARYIVANPLRAGLVPRLGEYPYWDAVWLTSPS from the coding sequence ATGCACATCGAACCAACCAAAGGCCATCGCGCGTTGCGCGCTGGACGCCATGGCGATACGGGGCAGCTCTACTTGCTGACCGCTGTGACGTTCGAGCGCGCGCCATTGTTCGCGGATTGGCGGTGCGCCCATGCGGCTGCGGCGTGCCTGGCAGAGCGAAGCAGCTGGCCCGGTGCTCGCCTGCTGTGCTGGGTGTTGATGCCCGACCACTGGCATGGCCTGATCGAACTACATGCCACCATGACGTTGGCGCAGGCCATGCAGCGGGCCAAGGGGCGGTGCGCCCGCGCAGTGAATCTCGCGCGCGGTCGTGGCGGCTGTGTCTGGTCGCGTGGCTTCCATGATCATGCGCTGCGGCGCGACGACGATGTCCTGCGTGTTGCCCGTTACATCGTGGCTAATCCATTGCGTGCCGGCCTGGTGCCGCGTCTGGGCGAATATCCGTATTGGGATGCGGTATGGCTGACTTCTCCTTCGTGA
- a CDS encoding lipid-A-disaccharide synthase N-terminal domain-containing protein, giving the protein MDAHFLNEPIQALYWTGLHVTGWKLIGYVGALMFGGRWLVQFVASKRAGKPVIPRLFWYMSVVGSLMTLSYFMFSAKQDSVGVLQNLFPAFTAFYSLYLDIKHRGWRRDRASH; this is encoded by the coding sequence ATGGACGCGCATTTCCTCAACGAACCGATCCAGGCGCTGTACTGGACCGGGCTGCACGTCACCGGCTGGAAGCTGATCGGCTACGTCGGCGCGCTGATGTTCGGCGGCCGCTGGCTGGTGCAGTTCGTCGCCTCCAAGCGCGCCGGCAAGCCGGTGATTCCGCGCCTGTTCTGGTACATGAGCGTGGTCGGCAGCCTGATGACGCTGAGCTACTTCATGTTCTCGGCCAAACAGGACTCGGTCGGCGTGCTGCAGAACCTGTTCCCCGCCTTCACCGCGTTCTACAGCCTGTACCTGGACATCAAGCACCGCGGCTGGCGCCGCGACCGCGCCTCGCATTGA
- a CDS encoding glycosyltransferase family 2 protein produces MSQLSLSVVVPVFNERDNVPPLVAEIVAALRGTIDFEIVYVDDHSRDDTLAVLEGLKASTPELRVLHHVSQSGQSTAVRNGVKAARGLWIATLDGDGQNDPADIPKLLAARQAAEPLVKLFAGWRVSRQDSGSKRWASKWANAIRARMLRDDTPDTGCGIKLFEREAFLDLPYFDHMHRYLPALMQRAGWQTLSVPVNHRHRTSGVSKYNNLNRALVGIRDLRGVAWLIARSRRTAVQER; encoded by the coding sequence ATGAGCCAGCTTTCCCTCTCCGTCGTCGTCCCGGTGTTCAACGAGCGCGACAACGTGCCGCCGCTGGTCGCCGAGATCGTCGCCGCGCTGCGTGGCACGATCGATTTCGAGATCGTCTACGTCGACGATCATTCGCGCGACGACACCCTGGCGGTGCTCGAAGGGCTGAAGGCGTCCACGCCGGAGCTGCGCGTGCTGCACCACGTCAGCCAGAGCGGGCAGAGCACGGCGGTGCGCAACGGCGTCAAGGCCGCACGCGGGCTGTGGATCGCCACCCTCGACGGCGACGGCCAGAACGACCCGGCCGACATTCCCAAGCTGCTGGCCGCACGCCAGGCAGCCGAGCCGCTGGTCAAGCTGTTCGCCGGCTGGCGGGTGTCGCGGCAGGATTCGGGCAGCAAGCGCTGGGCGTCGAAGTGGGCCAATGCGATCCGCGCACGCATGCTGCGCGACGACACCCCTGACACCGGCTGCGGCATCAAGCTGTTCGAGCGCGAGGCGTTCCTGGACCTGCCGTACTTCGACCACATGCACCGCTACCTGCCGGCACTGATGCAGCGCGCCGGCTGGCAGACCCTGAGCGTGCCGGTGAACCATCGCCACCGCACCTCGGGCGTGTCCAAGTACAACAACCTCAACCGCGCCCTGGTCGGCATCCGCGATCTGCGCGGCGTGGCCTGGCTGATCGCTCGCAGCCGCCGCACCGCGGTGCAGGAGCGCTGA
- a CDS encoding NAD-dependent epimerase/dehydratase family protein, with protein sequence MPILVTGAAGFIGAHTVRALRAAGQLVVGLDNYNDYYDPQLKHDRVAALCANADIRTLDLTDRDGLAALFDEVQPTRVVHLAAQAGVRYSLQNPYAYVDSNLVGFVNMLELCRHRGVEHLVYASSSSVYGDSATPPFSEDQRIDQPRSLYAATKAANELMAHTYAQLYGLRATGLRFFTVYGPWGRPDMAPLLFSRAVLAGRPIEVFNHGRMRRDFTFVADIVAGVLGALEHPSTEPAPHRVFNLGNHTPVELERFIAVIEAAAGRSAQKQYRPMQPGDMIETMADTARAHAAFGFDPSTPIEVGLPQVVAWCREYFGAAA encoded by the coding sequence ATGCCCATTCTCGTCACCGGCGCCGCCGGCTTCATCGGCGCCCATACCGTTCGCGCGCTGCGTGCCGCCGGGCAACTGGTGGTAGGCCTGGACAACTACAACGACTACTACGACCCGCAGCTCAAGCACGACCGCGTTGCCGCGCTGTGCGCGAACGCGGACATCCGGACCCTGGACCTGACCGATCGCGACGGCCTGGCCGCGCTGTTCGACGAGGTGCAGCCGACCCGCGTGGTGCACCTGGCCGCGCAGGCCGGAGTGCGCTATTCGCTGCAGAACCCCTACGCCTATGTCGACAGCAATCTGGTCGGCTTCGTCAACATGCTGGAGCTGTGCCGGCACCGTGGCGTGGAGCACCTGGTCTACGCGTCCAGCAGCTCGGTGTACGGCGATTCGGCGACGCCGCCGTTCTCCGAGGACCAGCGCATCGACCAGCCGCGCTCGCTGTACGCGGCGACCAAGGCCGCCAACGAGCTGATGGCGCACACCTATGCGCAGCTGTACGGCCTGCGCGCCACCGGGCTGCGCTTCTTCACCGTGTACGGCCCCTGGGGCCGCCCGGACATGGCGCCGCTGCTGTTCAGCCGCGCGGTGCTGGCCGGGCGCCCGATCGAGGTGTTCAATCACGGTCGCATGCGCCGCGACTTCACCTTCGTCGCCGACATCGTCGCCGGCGTGCTCGGCGCCCTCGAACACCCCTCCACCGAGCCGGCGCCGCACCGCGTGTTCAACCTCGGCAATCACACCCCGGTGGAACTGGAGCGTTTCATCGCGGTGATCGAGGCCGCCGCCGGGCGCAGCGCCCAAAAACAGTACCGACCGATGCAGCCGGGCGACATGATCGAGACGATGGCCGATACTGCACGGGCCCACGCCGCGTTCGGCTTCGATCCGAGCACCCCGATCGAGGTCGGCCTGCCGCAGGTGGTGGCCTGGTGCCGGGAGTACTTCGGCGCCGCCGCCTGA
- a CDS encoding suppressor of fused domain protein has protein sequence MSNEDTQISPGGSPILQHREEKPFAPARGDSCIEQIGAHIERHLGPVAGVLHEIISDTVHLDVHVVPATAEAPYLRLVTSGMSDLPMVLPEGVEAPRFMELMLTLPPDWPITQDDFQDERHYWPVRLLKTLARLPHKYDTWLGFGHTVPNGDPAEPYAPGVGFDGAIVLPPVSTPEAFAELVIDADKTIAFMTLVPLYPEEMALKLKKGAEALLDRFDAKGLQDVIDPARPNVARKRFGLF, from the coding sequence ATGAGCAACGAGGACACGCAGATCAGCCCGGGCGGTAGCCCGATCCTGCAGCATCGCGAGGAAAAGCCGTTCGCACCGGCGCGCGGCGACTCCTGCATCGAGCAGATCGGCGCGCACATCGAACGCCACCTGGGGCCGGTCGCCGGCGTGCTGCACGAGATCATCTCCGACACCGTGCACCTGGACGTGCACGTGGTGCCGGCGACGGCGGAAGCGCCGTACCTGCGGCTTGTGACCTCGGGCATGAGCGACCTGCCGATGGTCCTGCCCGAGGGCGTGGAGGCGCCGCGCTTCATGGAGCTGATGCTGACCCTGCCGCCCGACTGGCCGATCACCCAGGACGACTTCCAGGACGAGCGCCACTACTGGCCGGTGCGCCTGCTCAAGACCCTGGCGCGACTGCCGCACAAGTACGACACCTGGCTGGGGTTCGGCCACACCGTGCCCAATGGTGACCCGGCCGAGCCGTACGCGCCCGGCGTCGGCTTCGACGGCGCGATCGTGCTGCCGCCGGTGAGCACCCCGGAGGCGTTCGCGGAGCTGGTCATCGATGCCGACAAGACCATCGCGTTCATGACCCTGGTGCCGCTGTATCCGGAGGAAATGGCGCTCAAGCTGAAGAAGGGCGCCGAGGCGCTGCTGGACCGCTTCGACGCCAAGGGCCTGCAGGACGTGATCGACCCCGCCCGGCCCAATGTCGCGCGCAAGCGCTTCGGGCTGTTCTGA
- a CDS encoding helix-hairpin-helix domain-containing protein, producing the protein MHPSKVDRHHLLRLTDLPNVGPACEKDLRLIGIRVPAHLQGRDPYDMYAQLCLRTGVVHDHCVIDVFLSIVRFMQGETPRPWWEFSKERKAALAKDAPLTLR; encoded by the coding sequence ATGCATCCCAGTAAGGTCGACCGCCACCATCTGCTGCGCCTGACCGACCTGCCCAACGTCGGGCCGGCCTGCGAGAAGGACCTGCGCCTGATCGGCATCCGCGTGCCCGCGCACCTGCAGGGCCGCGATCCCTACGATATGTACGCGCAGCTGTGCCTGCGCACCGGCGTGGTCCACGACCACTGCGTGATCGACGTGTTCCTGTCGATCGTGCGTTTCATGCAGGGCGAGACGCCGCGCCCGTGGTGGGAATTCAGCAAGGAGCGCAAGGCGGCGCTGGCCAAGGACGCGCCGCTGACCTTGCGCTGA
- a CDS encoding ParB/RepB/Spo0J family partition protein: MSAKPPALGAKKRGLGRGLEALLGPKGAAAPAPTAELQPGESLRRLPVGQLQPGKYQPRQEMDEAKLQELAESIKAQGVIQPIVARELAPGSFEIVAGERRWRASQLAGLSDVPVVVRELDDRTVIAMALIENIQREDLNPLEEAQALQRLIDEFSLTHAEAAEAVGRSRASVSNLLRLLELPPAIRALLEARRLEMGHARALLTLSPELASRLASDAADQGWSVREVEHRAQQFAAGKVPSNRKAKPARTAPQADIASLETELSESLGTKVSIAHGRGGKGKLVIHYTDLDTLDGVLEKLRPRQA, encoded by the coding sequence ATGAGTGCCAAGCCCCCCGCCCTCGGAGCGAAGAAGCGCGGCCTCGGCCGTGGCCTGGAAGCGCTGCTGGGGCCGAAGGGCGCGGCCGCGCCGGCGCCCACCGCCGAGCTGCAGCCGGGCGAGAGCCTGCGCCGCCTGCCGGTCGGGCAACTGCAGCCGGGCAAGTACCAGCCGCGCCAGGAAATGGACGAGGCCAAGCTGCAGGAGCTGGCCGAGTCGATCAAGGCGCAGGGCGTGATCCAGCCGATCGTCGCCCGCGAACTGGCGCCGGGCAGCTTCGAGATCGTCGCCGGCGAGCGCCGCTGGCGCGCCTCGCAACTGGCCGGCCTCAGCGACGTGCCGGTGGTGGTGCGCGAGCTCGACGACCGCACCGTCATCGCCATGGCGCTGATCGAGAACATCCAGCGCGAGGACCTCAATCCGCTGGAAGAGGCGCAGGCGCTGCAGCGGCTGATCGACGAATTCTCGCTGACCCACGCCGAGGCCGCCGAGGCCGTCGGCCGCTCGCGCGCCTCGGTGTCCAACCTGCTGCGCCTGCTGGAACTGCCGCCGGCGATCCGCGCGCTGCTGGAAGCGCGGCGCCTGGAGATGGGCCATGCGCGTGCCTTGCTGACGCTGTCGCCGGAGCTGGCCAGTCGCCTGGCCTCCGACGCCGCCGACCAGGGCTGGTCGGTGCGCGAGGTCGAGCACCGCGCGCAGCAGTTCGCCGCCGGCAAGGTGCCGAGCAACCGCAAGGCCAAGCCGGCGCGCACCGCGCCGCAGGCCGACATCGCCTCGCTGGAGACCGAGTTGTCCGAGTCGCTGGGGACCAAGGTGTCCATCGCCCACGGCCGCGGCGGCAAGGGCAAGCTGGTGATCCACTACACCGACCTGGACACGCTGGACGGCGTGCTCGAGAAACTGCGTCCGCGGCAGGCCTGA
- a CDS encoding ParA family protein — protein MARIIAIANQKGGVGKTTTAVNLAASLARQSQRVLLVDLDSQGNATMGSGIDKRELAASTCDVLLGESSAEQIRVTAPEGFDLLPGNIDLTAAEIQLMDQPAREQRLKTALAPLREAYDFILIDCPPALSLLTLNALTAADSVIVPMQCEYYALEGLTALLETIEALRAELNPALEIEGVLRTMFDVRNNLANAVSAELTNHFGDKVFRTIVPRNVRLAEAPSHGQSIVGYDRTSRGGVAYLGLAGEIVRRRNERNRPVPAMETY, from the coding sequence ATGGCCCGCATCATCGCCATCGCCAACCAGAAGGGCGGCGTCGGCAAGACCACCACCGCGGTCAACCTGGCCGCGTCGCTGGCGCGGCAGTCGCAGCGCGTCCTGCTGGTGGACCTGGACTCGCAGGGCAATGCGACGATGGGCAGCGGCATCGACAAGCGCGAGCTGGCTGCCTCCACCTGCGACGTGCTGCTCGGCGAGAGCAGCGCCGAACAGATCCGGGTGACCGCGCCGGAGGGCTTCGACCTGCTGCCGGGCAACATCGATCTCACCGCCGCCGAGATCCAGCTGATGGATCAGCCGGCGCGCGAGCAGCGGCTGAAGACCGCGCTGGCGCCGCTGCGCGAGGCCTACGACTTCATCCTGATCGACTGCCCGCCGGCGCTGTCGCTGCTGACCCTGAACGCGCTGACCGCCGCCGATTCGGTGATCGTGCCGATGCAGTGCGAGTACTACGCGCTGGAAGGGCTGACCGCGCTGCTGGAAACCATCGAGGCGCTGCGCGCCGAGCTGAACCCGGCGCTGGAGATCGAAGGCGTGCTGCGGACCATGTTCGACGTGCGCAACAACCTGGCCAACGCGGTGTCGGCGGAGCTAACCAACCACTTCGGCGACAAGGTGTTCCGCACCATCGTGCCGCGCAACGTGCGCCTGGCCGAGGCGCCCAGCCATGGCCAGAGCATCGTCGGCTACGACCGCACCTCGCGTGGCGGCGTCGCCTACCTGGGACTGGCCGGCGAGATCGTGCGCCGCCGCAACGAACGCAATCGGCCGGTGCCGGCCATGGAGACGTACTGA
- the rsmG gene encoding 16S rRNA (guanine(527)-N(7))-methyltransferase RsmG produces the protein MTDASLPDSVRVALEQGLHAQGLDAAALAPPLLAYLALLTRWNRTYNLTAIRDPHEMVTRHLLDSLAMQPFAQEGALADLGTGPGLPGIPLAIARPQLRVTLVESNGKKARFLREAVRQLRLDNARVAESRAEALDEPGAYDLLTARALDTLAGIVAVGGHLLRPGGRLLAMKGVRPDEEIAALPPGWVAPTVHPLQVPGLGADRHLVVVERG, from the coding sequence ATGACCGATGCCTCTCTTCCCGATTCCGTCCGTGTCGCGCTCGAGCAGGGCCTGCACGCGCAAGGCCTGGACGCCGCCGCGCTGGCGCCACCGCTGCTGGCCTACCTGGCGCTGCTGACGCGCTGGAACCGCACCTACAACCTGACCGCGATCCGCGACCCGCACGAGATGGTGACCCGCCATCTGCTGGATTCGCTGGCCATGCAGCCGTTCGCCCAGGAGGGCGCGCTGGCCGACCTGGGTACCGGTCCCGGACTGCCCGGGATCCCGCTGGCGATCGCGCGGCCGCAGCTGCGGGTGACCCTGGTGGAGAGCAACGGCAAGAAGGCGCGGTTCCTGCGCGAGGCGGTGCGCCAGCTGCGCCTGGACAACGCGCGGGTGGCCGAGTCGCGCGCCGAGGCGCTGGACGAGCCCGGCGCCTACGACCTGCTGACCGCGCGCGCGCTGGATACGCTGGCCGGCATCGTCGCCGTCGGCGGCCACCTGCTGCGCCCGGGCGGGCGCCTGCTGGCGATGAAGGGCGTACGCCCGGACGAGGAGATCGCCGCGCTGCCACCGGGCTGGGTGGCGCCGACGGTGCACCCGCTGCAGGTCCCCGGCCTGGGCGCCGACCGCCACCTGGTGGTGGTCGAGCGCGGTTGA
- a CDS encoding 4'-phosphopantetheinyl transferase family protein — MSESAPPPVAVAAEAPDWRVGPVALWLRPHPPRTSGEAQARRLLAGELAVPAAQLPLRRDARGRPGLHAPLAHVDTGWSHSGGYLLVAVATHARLGVDIERQRPRPRLLELAQRFFHPEEVALLAALAAPEREAVFFRLWCAKEALLKAHGHGIAFGLHRLRFAEDAAGALRLVWCDPGLGAAQAWHLYEWEAAPGYRAALAWCAEVPVETAS, encoded by the coding sequence GTGAGCGAGTCCGCACCCCCGCCTGTCGCCGTTGCCGCCGAAGCACCGGACTGGCGTGTCGGCCCGGTGGCGCTGTGGCTGCGCCCGCATCCGCCGCGCACTTCCGGCGAGGCGCAGGCGCGGCGCCTGTTGGCCGGGGAGCTGGCGGTGCCGGCGGCACAGCTGCCGCTGCGCCGCGACGCCCGCGGCCGGCCCGGGCTGCACGCACCGCTGGCGCACGTGGACACCGGCTGGAGCCACAGCGGCGGCTATCTGCTGGTGGCGGTCGCCACGCACGCGCGGCTGGGCGTGGACATCGAGCGCCAGCGGCCGCGGCCACGCCTGCTGGAACTGGCGCAGCGCTTCTTCCACCCGGAGGAGGTCGCGCTGCTGGCCGCGCTGGCGGCGCCGGAACGCGAGGCGGTTTTCTTCCGCCTGTGGTGCGCCAAGGAGGCGCTGCTCAAGGCGCACGGCCACGGCATCGCCTTCGGCCTGCACCGGCTGCGCTTTGCCGAGGATGCCGCCGGCGCGCTGCGCCTGGTCTGGTGCGACCCGGGGCTGGGCGCGGCCCAGGCCTGGCACCTGTACGAATGGGAGGCCGCACCCGGCTATCGGGCCGCGCTGGCCTGGTGCGCGGAGGTGCCGGTCGAGACCGCGTCCTAG
- a CDS encoding GlsB/YeaQ/YmgE family stress response membrane protein, with amino-acid sequence MGIIIWLIVGGIVGWLASIIMRRDAQQGIILNIVVGIVGALIAGWLFGGGINQAITLWTFLYSLIGAIILLAIVNLFTRGRAR; translated from the coding sequence ATGGGCATCATTATCTGGTTGATCGTCGGCGGCATCGTGGGCTGGCTGGCCAGCATCATCATGCGCCGTGACGCACAGCAGGGCATCATCCTGAACATCGTGGTCGGCATCGTCGGCGCGCTGATCGCCGGCTGGCTGTTCGGCGGCGGCATCAACCAGGCGATCACCCTGTGGACGTTCCTGTACTCGTTGATCGGCGCCATCATCCTGCTGGCGATCGTCAACCTCTTCACCCGCGGCCGCGCGCGCTGA
- a CDS encoding GFA family protein, with protein MSERHVRRCIDKVGDTAIAPLHRLSCHCGAVQIDLDLPHGIVDPRRCNCSLCRRRGAIVASVPLAALHVRQGEQALRLYQFHTHTAQHYFCGTCGIYTHHRRRSDPSLYGYNVGCLEGVDPYALTIAVPVEDGVRHPADRVAP; from the coding sequence GTGAGCGAGCGCCACGTGCGCCGCTGCATCGACAAGGTCGGCGACACCGCGATCGCGCCGCTGCATCGGCTCAGCTGCCACTGCGGTGCGGTGCAGATCGACCTGGACCTGCCGCACGGCATCGTCGACCCGCGCCGCTGCAACTGCTCGCTGTGCCGGCGCCGTGGTGCCATCGTCGCCTCGGTGCCGCTGGCGGCCCTGCATGTCCGCCAGGGCGAGCAGGCGCTGCGCCTGTACCAGTTCCACACCCACACCGCGCAGCATTACTTCTGCGGCACCTGCGGGATCTACACGCATCATCGGCGCCGCTCCGATCCCAGCCTGTACGGCTACAACGTCGGCTGCCTGGAGGGCGTGGACCCGTATGCGCTGACCATTGCGGTGCCGGTCGAGGACGGCGTACGCCATCCCGCCGACCGCGTTGCGCCGTGA
- the xth gene encoding exodeoxyribonuclease III: MKIASWNVNSLNVRLPHLQQWLAAFAPDVVGIQETKLEDHKFPDTALAEAGYRSVFAGQKTYNGVAILSRLPISDVQIGVPGLEDEQKRAIAATVGDLRIVNLYVVNGQDVGTDKYAYKLRWLEAVHAWLADELQRHPRLVVLGDFNIAPDARDVHDPLVWSDNHILTSTAERGALHKLLALGLHDGFRLHHADGGIFSWWDYRQAGFRRDLGLRIDLTLVSEALKARTRGAGIDREPRGWDRPSDHAPAWVELEPAA; encoded by the coding sequence TTGAAGATCGCCAGCTGGAACGTCAACTCGCTCAACGTGCGCCTGCCGCACCTGCAACAGTGGCTGGCCGCGTTCGCGCCGGACGTGGTCGGGATCCAGGAGACCAAGCTGGAGGACCACAAGTTTCCCGACACCGCGCTGGCCGAGGCCGGCTACCGCAGCGTGTTCGCCGGGCAGAAGACCTACAACGGCGTGGCGATCCTGTCGCGCCTGCCGATCAGCGACGTGCAGATCGGCGTGCCGGGCCTGGAGGACGAGCAGAAGCGCGCCATCGCCGCCACCGTCGGCGACCTGCGCATCGTCAATCTGTACGTGGTCAACGGCCAGGACGTGGGCACCGACAAGTACGCCTACAAGCTGCGTTGGCTGGAAGCGGTGCACGCCTGGCTGGCCGACGAGCTGCAGCGGCATCCGCGGCTGGTGGTGCTGGGCGACTTCAACATCGCCCCGGACGCGCGCGACGTACACGATCCGCTGGTGTGGAGCGACAACCACATCCTCACTTCCACCGCCGAGCGCGGTGCCCTGCACAAGCTGCTCGCGCTCGGCCTGCACGATGGCTTCCGCCTGCACCACGCCGACGGCGGCATCTTCAGCTGGTGGGATTACCGCCAGGCCGGTTTCCGCCGCGACCTGGGCCTGCGCATCGACCTGACCCTGGTGTCCGAGGCGCTGAAGGCGCGCACCCGCGGCGCCGGCATCGACCGCGAGCCGCGCGGCTGGGACCGCCCCAGCGACCATGCGCCGGCCTGGGTCGAGCTGGAGCCGGCGGCGTGA
- a CDS encoding peptidylprolyl isomerase, whose amino-acid sequence MSLSFATSAVARSITLVTCAVAAFAVLAAPAAETATADPVVLRVGAQQFTASEYRALAGDATRGAAGIDDASVVRRFADRAILLDQARQQHLQDDPVVAARLRRAADAILAEAAQARLSADAHIDEAMLRRQFAAHPDDYTEYHLRHLFVALHPQGGPRSGHILTEAQALQRAEALKRQLDGGADFATLAMHESDDTATAGEGGQLSPTFGRYLADAFDAPIRRLAVEQVSAPVRGPDGYHLIRLDAKTAARFEAVRGQIDLQLREQAAADAMQRLRQAQPMAFDRDAYTAAAH is encoded by the coding sequence ATGTCCCTGTCTTTCGCAACGTCCGCCGTGGCCAGGTCCATCACCCTGGTCACGTGCGCGGTGGCCGCGTTCGCCGTCCTGGCCGCGCCGGCCGCCGAGACCGCCACCGCCGACCCGGTAGTGCTGCGCGTCGGTGCGCAGCAGTTCACCGCCAGCGAATACCGCGCCCTGGCCGGCGACGCCACGCGCGGCGCCGCCGGCATCGACGATGCCTCGGTGGTGCGCCGCTTCGCCGACCGCGCCATCCTGCTCGACCAGGCCCGGCAACAGCATCTGCAGGACGACCCGGTGGTGGCCGCGCGCCTGCGCCGCGCCGCCGATGCGATCCTGGCCGAGGCCGCGCAGGCGCGGCTCAGCGCCGACGCGCACATCGACGAGGCGATGCTGCGCCGGCAGTTCGCCGCGCATCCGGACGACTACACCGAATACCATCTGCGCCACCTGTTCGTCGCCCTGCACCCGCAGGGCGGGCCGCGCAGCGGGCACATCCTGACCGAGGCGCAGGCGTTGCAGCGCGCCGAGGCGCTCAAGCGCCAGCTCGATGGCGGCGCCGACTTCGCCACCCTGGCGATGCACGAGTCCGACGACACCGCCACCGCCGGCGAGGGCGGGCAGCTGTCGCCGACCTTCGGCCGCTATCTGGCCGATGCGTTCGATGCGCCGATCCGCCGGCTGGCGGTGGAGCAGGTCTCCGCGCCGGTGCGCGGACCCGACGGCTATCACCTGATCCGCCTGGATGCGAAGACCGCGGCGCGCTTCGAGGCGGTGCGCGGGCAGATCGACCTGCAGTTGCGCGAGCAGGCCGCGGCCGACGCCATGCAGCGCCTGCGCCAGGCGCAGCCGATGGCGTTCGACCGCGACGCCTACACGGCGGCGGCGCACTGA
- a CDS encoding glycerophosphodiester phosphodiesterase family protein, with product MKIAFVPSPLARACRVLGALVTLAVVPQLAMANCNDTVGTKMSNILFGDSSGDSVVLAHRGLWGKYGNFPDMPENSRGSLQLANDQCMDGVELDIKMTSDGVPVVLHDWNLGRTTNVWTSRAGETKYDPMSNQGYNPSITVTPWSVVSGLFLLTPDRRTTTGYHVPRVDELFSYFKQHGLKTPIVFDIKDAASVRAVSRAADAAFSVGASNFVAAKVNATLYPSRSAFRADTTSMVGIPVFTTNMLTKINVDNAISAWSDTKEAMEINVKQLGGLLQGQADRVRERGVRVGVFQAIPDSPLAGKFYQNSGACCYQLSDLYFSYSGGRDTADNRGDLNFIVNQEAFSLITTDDPKAAIAYLKARGKHD from the coding sequence ATGAAGATCGCATTCGTTCCCTCGCCCCTGGCGCGCGCCTGCCGCGTGCTCGGCGCCCTGGTGACCCTGGCCGTCGTGCCGCAGCTGGCGATGGCCAACTGCAACGACACCGTCGGTACCAAGATGAGCAACATCCTGTTCGGCGACAGCAGCGGCGACAGCGTCGTGCTGGCCCACCGCGGTCTGTGGGGCAAGTATGGCAACTTCCCCGACATGCCGGAAAACTCGCGCGGTTCGCTGCAGCTGGCCAACGACCAGTGCATGGACGGCGTGGAGCTGGACATCAAGATGACCAGCGACGGCGTGCCGGTGGTGCTGCACGACTGGAACCTCGGTCGCACCACCAACGTGTGGACCAGCCGTGCCGGCGAAACCAAGTACGACCCGATGAGCAACCAGGGCTACAACCCGTCGATCACCGTGACCCCGTGGTCGGTGGTCAGCGGCCTGTTCCTGCTGACCCCCGACCGCCGCACCACTACCGGCTACCACGTGCCGCGCGTGGACGAGCTGTTCTCCTACTTCAAGCAGCACGGCCTGAAGACCCCGATCGTGTTCGACATCAAGGACGCCGCCTCGGTGCGTGCGGTGTCGCGTGCGGCCGATGCCGCGTTCTCAGTGGGTGCGTCCAACTTCGTCGCGGCCAAGGTCAATGCCACCCTGTACCCGAGCCGCTCGGCGTTCCGCGCCGACACCACCAGCATGGTCGGCATTCCGGTGTTCACCACCAACATGCTGACCAAGATCAATGTCGACAACGCCATATCGGCCTGGAGCGATACCAAGGAGGCGATGGAGATCAACGTCAAGCAGCTCGGTGGCCTGCTGCAGGGCCAGGCCGACCGCGTGCGCGAGCGTGGCGTGCGCGTCGGCGTGTTCCAGGCGATTCCGGACAGCCCGCTGGCCGGGAAGTTCTACCAGAACAGCGGCGCCTGCTGCTATCAGCTGTCTGACCTCTATTTCTCCTACTCCGGCGGCCGCGACACCGCCGACAACCGTGGCGATCTCAACTTCATCGTCAACCAGGAGGCGTTCAGCCTGATCACCACCGACGACCCGAAGGCGGCGATCGCGTACCTGAAGGCGCGCGGCAAGCACGACTGA